In a single window of the Agromyces sp. H17E-10 genome:
- a CDS encoding FadR/GntR family transcriptional regulator, whose protein sequence is MKPIQRRSIVDSVVDRLQSEIASGSWPVGTRIPTEAELTESFGVSRPSVREAVRSVAQLGLLETRQGDGTYVIASDATEVALRRALVVADAREVLAVRRALDVLAAREAALHRDDVDIAALREELQRRRTAIDRNDVDAFADHDVAFHVGVAAASHNRLLVGIYASFDASLKHSVAQNSCLSNNADPSTVDLHEQLLHAIEAADPEAATSAALGVLDQTERSLDG, encoded by the coding sequence GTGAAACCCATCCAGCGAAGGTCGATCGTCGATTCGGTCGTCGATCGTCTGCAGTCCGAGATCGCGAGCGGCTCCTGGCCCGTCGGCACGCGCATCCCGACCGAGGCCGAGCTCACCGAGTCGTTCGGCGTGAGTCGCCCGTCGGTGCGCGAGGCCGTGCGGTCGGTCGCGCAACTCGGGCTGCTCGAGACGAGGCAGGGCGACGGCACCTACGTCATCGCGAGCGACGCGACCGAGGTGGCGCTGCGGCGGGCCCTCGTCGTCGCCGACGCTCGCGAGGTGCTCGCGGTGCGCCGCGCCCTCGACGTGCTCGCCGCCCGCGAGGCGGCGCTCCATCGTGATGACGTCGACATCGCGGCGCTGCGCGAGGAGCTGCAGCGCCGGCGCACCGCGATCGACCGCAACGACGTCGACGCGTTCGCCGACCACGACGTCGCGTTCCACGTCGGCGTCGCCGCCGCTTCGCACAACCGGTTGCTCGTCGGCATCTACGCGAGCTTCGACGCGTCGCTCAAGCACTCGGTCGCGCAGAACTCGTGTCTCTCGAACAACGCCGACCCGAGCACGGTCGACCTCCACGAGCAGCTGCTGCACGCGATCGAGGCCGCCGACCCCGAGGCCGCGACCTCCGCAGCCCTCGGCGTGCTCGACCAGACCGAGCGCTCGCTCGATGGCTGA
- a CDS encoding amidohydrolase family protein, whose translation MTDATATTAETVDDHHTATGVVAAPALVDAHIHPDKSSWGGPWMSRRRAGSLPEFIANDLATQRGYTRSVEERAHALLSTALEQGTLAMRAHVDVSAELGTKNVEGVRAAAERLAPWLTVQIVAFPQFGLLTNPGTLEAMAAALQNGADLVGGIDPLGLEGDVDGHLDAVFGLGERAGRDLDIHLHDRGEPGLAQIREIAARTRAAGMQSRVTVSHAFALGDASAPTLRETLDAVAAAEVWITNCALGDDPVPDLDLLERHGVRLAAGSDGVRDSWTPFGSGSMLDRAHLLAYRTGAMTDAELERCYRICSTEGARLVGAADLVEASGPEHPTRLEFTGESIAQIVVDRPRPVRVIRDGLPLPGRN comes from the coding sequence ATGACCGACGCGACCGCAACGACGGCCGAGACCGTCGACGACCACCACACGGCGACCGGTGTCGTCGCCGCCCCGGCTCTCGTCGACGCCCACATCCACCCCGACAAGTCGAGTTGGGGCGGGCCGTGGATGTCGCGCCGTCGCGCCGGGTCGCTGCCCGAGTTCATCGCGAACGACCTCGCGACGCAACGCGGCTACACCCGCAGCGTCGAGGAGCGCGCCCACGCGCTCCTCTCGACCGCGCTCGAGCAGGGCACGCTCGCGATGCGCGCGCACGTCGACGTCTCGGCCGAGCTCGGCACGAAGAACGTCGAAGGCGTGCGCGCCGCGGCCGAGCGGCTCGCGCCATGGCTCACCGTGCAGATCGTCGCGTTCCCGCAGTTCGGCCTGCTCACGAACCCCGGCACCCTCGAGGCGATGGCCGCCGCGCTCCAGAACGGGGCCGACCTCGTCGGCGGCATCGACCCCCTCGGTCTCGAGGGCGACGTCGACGGGCACCTCGATGCGGTGTTCGGGCTCGGCGAGCGCGCCGGCCGCGACCTCGACATCCACCTCCACGACCGCGGCGAGCCGGGCCTCGCGCAGATCCGCGAGATCGCGGCCCGCACCCGCGCAGCCGGCATGCAGAGCCGCGTCACCGTCAGCCACGCCTTCGCGCTCGGGGATGCCTCGGCGCCGACGCTCCGGGAGACGCTCGACGCGGTCGCCGCGGCCGAGGTGTGGATCACCAACTGCGCCCTCGGCGACGACCCCGTGCCCGACCTCGACCTGCTCGAGCGCCACGGCGTGCGACTGGCCGCCGGCAGCGACGGCGTCCGCGACTCGTGGACTCCGTTCGGCTCGGGCAGCATGCTCGACCGTGCCCACCTGCTCGCCTATCGCACGGGCGCCATGACCGACGCCGAGCTCGAACGCTGCTACCGCATCTGCTCCACCGAGGGGGCGCGCCTCGTCGGCGCAGCCGACCTCGTGGAGGCCTCCGGCCCGGAGCATCCCACCCGACTGGAATTCACCGGCGAATCGATCGCGCAGATCGTCGTCGACCGCCCGAGGCCCGTCCGCGTGATCCGCGACGGGCTCCCGCTGCCGGGCCGGAACTGA
- a CDS encoding ABC transporter substrate-binding protein — MFRRRITLTAAALAAASLALAGCTGQSTDQSDQATLSVDLDNLATTTEPGTAPVDEVKWNLPYEPMSLDPQFGYNYAENTATANLCESLLRMKADFSIEPGLASEVAQPDDTTVVYTIRDGVTFWDGTPLTVDDVVYSLDRQVGETATSYFSSYFQNVESVAATGPNQVTVKLTKPDVLFTQAMATAAGAIVQKAAAESQGEAFGTPDGGLQCTGPFSLEAWNSGKSIELAAYPDYWDGAPLVQKLSFSFIADESTAVNALRTGDVDGQYFYLPPAGLSQLANSDAVTTTYGDSLVFWTMMTTNFDGGLGDDRVRQALSLAIDREALTKVVFQGAGIPATTLAGPAYWGYEEEKFQQAWDGFSADPDIAKAKELVAEAGTVPPIVLAVQGSSAVHEQTANVIQAAGQAIGLDIQTKVIPVEQFGNLYFDPAAREGIDGFFTTQYGSFADPTDVYQMFASTDSHNYAGWDHADEDIFAARSETDDAARADHVIAAQQIITDELPWLPLAYEPVTLVQNNRISGATASFAYLYAPWAATLGGVE, encoded by the coding sequence GTGTTCCGACGCCGTATCACCCTCACCGCGGCCGCCCTGGCCGCCGCGAGCCTCGCGCTCGCCGGCTGCACCGGGCAGTCGACCGACCAGAGCGACCAGGCGACCCTGTCGGTCGACCTCGACAACCTCGCCACCACCACCGAGCCCGGCACCGCTCCGGTCGACGAGGTGAAGTGGAACCTGCCCTACGAGCCGATGTCGCTCGACCCGCAGTTCGGGTACAACTACGCCGAGAACACCGCCACCGCGAACCTCTGCGAGAGCCTGCTGCGCATGAAGGCCGACTTCTCGATCGAGCCCGGGCTCGCGTCCGAGGTCGCCCAGCCCGACGACACGACCGTCGTCTACACGATCCGCGACGGCGTGACGTTCTGGGACGGCACGCCGCTGACCGTCGACGACGTCGTCTACTCGCTCGACAGGCAGGTCGGCGAGACCGCGACGAGCTACTTCTCGAGCTACTTCCAGAACGTCGAGTCGGTCGCCGCGACCGGCCCGAACCAGGTGACCGTCAAGCTCACGAAGCCCGACGTGCTCTTCACGCAGGCGATGGCCACGGCGGCCGGCGCGATCGTGCAGAAGGCGGCGGCCGAGTCGCAGGGCGAGGCGTTCGGCACGCCCGACGGCGGGCTCCAGTGCACCGGGCCGTTCTCGCTCGAGGCCTGGAACTCGGGCAAGAGCATCGAGCTCGCCGCCTACCCGGACTACTGGGACGGCGCGCCCCTCGTCCAGAAGCTCAGCTTCAGCTTCATCGCCGACGAGTCGACCGCGGTCAACGCGCTGCGCACGGGCGACGTCGACGGACAGTACTTCTACCTGCCGCCGGCCGGCCTCAGCCAGCTCGCGAACAGCGACGCCGTGACCACCACCTACGGCGACTCGCTCGTGTTCTGGACGATGATGACGACGAACTTCGACGGCGGCCTCGGCGACGACCGCGTCCGTCAGGCGCTCTCGCTCGCGATCGACCGCGAGGCGCTCACGAAGGTCGTGTTCCAGGGGGCGGGCATCCCCGCGACGACCCTCGCGGGCCCGGCGTACTGGGGCTACGAGGAGGAGAAGTTCCAGCAGGCGTGGGACGGGTTCTCGGCCGACCCCGACATCGCGAAGGCCAAGGAGCTCGTCGCCGAGGCCGGCACCGTGCCGCCGATCGTGCTCGCGGTGCAGGGCAGCTCGGCCGTGCACGAGCAGACGGCCAACGTCATCCAGGCGGCCGGCCAGGCGATCGGGCTCGACATCCAGACCAAGGTGATCCCGGTCGAGCAGTTCGGCAACCTCTACTTCGACCCGGCCGCGCGCGAGGGCATCGACGGGTTCTTCACGACCCAGTACGGCAGCTTCGCCGACCCGACCGACGTCTACCAGATGTTCGCGAGCACCGACAGCCACAACTACGCCGGCTGGGACCACGCCGACGAGGACATCTTCGCGGCCCGCTCCGAGACCGACGACGCCGCGCGGGCCGACCACGTGATCGCCGCGCAGCAGATCATCACCGACGAGCTGCCCTGGCTGCCGCTCGCCTACGAGCCGGTGACCCTCGTGCAGAACAACCGCATCTCGGGTGCGACCGCCTCGTTCGCGTACCTCTACGCGCCGTGGGCCGCGACGCTCGGCGGGGTGGAGTAG
- a CDS encoding ABC transporter permease, with protein MSVGLYLLRRVGGLLLVLLVTSFLVFGLLYLAPGSPLAFILGPRGGTPEQIAAVTEQYHLNDPFFVRYAAWLGDILHGDLGYSIVYRQEVSTLISGRVPTTLVLVSMAALIIAVVGILAGTYAALRRGWGDQLTSTLAAIGLSTPSFVIGVALISVFAVTLGWFPTFGSGTGGVDTLYHLTLPAIALSVASAAYLARITRAAVLEESGREHVQTATVRGLSPQHIVRHHVLRNSLVPIVTVLGLTVATLIAGAVVVENVFALDGLGSLLVRAILQQDFAVVQAVILVLVVAFVVVNAIVDFLYTFIDPRIALGSRQ; from the coding sequence ATGTCGGTCGGTCTCTACCTGTTGCGACGCGTGGGCGGGCTCCTGCTCGTGCTGCTCGTGACCTCGTTCCTCGTCTTCGGACTGCTGTACCTCGCGCCCGGCAGCCCGCTCGCGTTCATCCTCGGGCCGCGCGGCGGCACTCCCGAGCAGATCGCGGCGGTCACCGAGCAGTACCACCTGAACGACCCGTTCTTCGTGCGGTACGCGGCCTGGCTCGGCGACATCCTGCACGGCGACCTCGGCTACTCGATCGTCTACCGGCAGGAGGTCTCGACCCTGATCTCGGGCCGTGTGCCGACGACGCTCGTGCTCGTGTCGATGGCCGCGCTCATCATCGCGGTCGTCGGAATCCTTGCCGGCACGTACGCCGCGCTCCGGCGCGGCTGGGGCGACCAGCTCACGTCGACCCTCGCTGCGATCGGGCTCTCGACGCCCTCGTTCGTCATCGGCGTGGCGCTGATCAGCGTCTTCGCAGTGACGCTCGGCTGGTTCCCGACCTTCGGGTCGGGGACCGGCGGGGTCGACACGCTCTACCACCTGACGCTGCCGGCGATCGCGCTATCGGTCGCGAGCGCCGCCTATCTCGCACGGATCACGCGGGCGGCGGTGCTCGAGGAGAGCGGGCGCGAGCACGTGCAGACGGCGACCGTGCGCGGGCTCTCGCCGCAGCACATCGTGCGGCACCACGTGCTGCGCAACTCGCTCGTGCCCATCGTCACGGTGCTCGGCCTCACCGTCGCGACGCTCATCGCGGGCGCCGTCGTCGTCGAGAACGTCTTCGCGCTCGACGGTCTCGGGTCGCTGCTCGTGCGGGCGATCCTGCAGCAGGACTTCGCGGTCGTGCAGGCGGTGATCCTCGTGCTCGTCGTCGCGTTCGTCGTCGTCAACGCGATCGTCGACTTCCTCTACACGTTCATCGATCCGCGCATCGCGCTCGGGAGCCGGCAATGA
- a CDS encoding ABC transporter permease: MTTPTTTSLAVARVRDRRRSGLVAATRDRLGVLGGTAAVILFVIMLAAALAPVIAPYDPDFPDLLAALSGPSPAHLLGTDALGRDILSRLIWGSRITLAGPGLVILIATVVGTLLALLAAWRGGRTDTGITWLLDVLFAVPGIVFGLIAVAIWGPGLGTVVAGLSIAYIPYVARVVRGAALRERNMPYVSAAWLQGQSGTGITFTQILPNVQPIVVAQAVSSLGFAVIDLAAVSFLGLGVQPPTADLGLMVKSGFDSVLRGHPIEAIAAGTLIVLIVWCVTVIGDRLTSSARSLR; encoded by the coding sequence ATGACCACCCCAACCACCACGAGCCTCGCCGTCGCGCGGGTGCGCGACCGGCGACGGTCGGGCCTCGTCGCCGCGACCCGCGACCGGCTCGGCGTCCTCGGCGGCACGGCCGCCGTCATCCTGTTCGTCATCATGCTCGCGGCCGCGCTCGCCCCGGTGATCGCGCCGTACGACCCCGACTTCCCCGACCTGCTCGCGGCGCTCTCGGGGCCGTCGCCGGCGCACCTGCTCGGCACCGACGCCCTCGGGCGCGACATCCTCTCGCGGCTCATCTGGGGCTCCCGGATCACGCTCGCCGGCCCCGGCCTCGTGATCCTCATCGCGACCGTCGTCGGCACCCTGCTGGCGTTGCTCGCGGCATGGCGCGGCGGACGCACCGACACGGGCATCACGTGGCTCCTCGACGTGCTCTTCGCGGTGCCCGGGATCGTGTTCGGGCTCATCGCGGTCGCCATCTGGGGCCCCGGCCTCGGCACCGTCGTCGCGGGCCTCTCGATCGCGTACATCCCGTACGTCGCGCGGGTCGTGCGCGGCGCGGCGCTCCGCGAACGCAACATGCCGTACGTCTCGGCGGCGTGGCTGCAGGGACAGTCGGGCACGGGCATCACGTTCACCCAGATCCTGCCGAACGTGCAGCCCATCGTGGTCGCGCAGGCGGTGTCGTCGCTCGGGTTCGCCGTCATCGACCTCGCCGCCGTGTCGTTCCTCGGGCTCGGCGTGCAGCCGCCGACCGCCGACCTCGGCCTCATGGTCAAGAGCGGGTTCGACTCGGTGCTGCGCGGCCACCCGATCGAGGCGATCGCGGCCGGCACCCTCATCGTCCTCATCGTCTGGTGCGTCACCGTCATCGGCGACCGCCTCACCTCCAGCGCAAGGAGCCTCCGATGA
- a CDS encoding ABC transporter ATP-binding protein — translation MTSPLLRLDDVRATLRLKAGEQTLLNGVSFEIGEGEALGLVGESGSGKSLTTRAITRMLGPEFTVSGGIGFNGASVLDMNAAALRRYRQRDVGMIFQDPRAHVNPVHRVGDFLTEALVLDRGVDRREAERRAVVLLDEVGVRNPEHRLRQYPHELSGGLLQRVMIASVLLAEPRLILADEPTTALDVTAQSDVMAILDEQRRARGLSLLFITHDLELAAACCDRLAVMYAGEIVEQGAHVYDAPTHPYTIELLGARPSIEERVDRLPVLRYDRQTHELLKAEA, via the coding sequence ATGACCTCACCACTGCTTCGGCTCGACGACGTGCGGGCGACGCTCCGCCTCAAGGCCGGGGAGCAGACCCTGCTGAACGGCGTCTCGTTCGAGATCGGCGAAGGCGAGGCCCTCGGGCTCGTCGGCGAGTCGGGATCGGGCAAGTCGCTCACCACGCGTGCGATCACGCGGATGCTGGGCCCGGAGTTCACCGTCAGCGGCGGGATCGGCTTCAACGGGGCATCCGTGCTCGACATGAACGCCGCCGCGCTGCGCAGGTACCGGCAGCGCGACGTGGGCATGATCTTCCAGGATCCCCGCGCCCACGTGAACCCCGTGCATCGGGTCGGCGACTTCCTCACCGAGGCGCTCGTGCTCGACCGCGGCGTCGACCGCCGCGAGGCCGAGCGGCGCGCGGTCGTGCTGCTCGACGAGGTCGGCGTGCGCAACCCCGAGCACCGGTTGCGGCAGTACCCGCACGAGCTCTCGGGCGGACTGCTGCAGCGGGTGATGATCGCGAGCGTGCTGCTCGCGGAACCCCGCCTCATCCTCGCCGACGAGCCGACCACGGCCCTCGACGTCACCGCGCAGTCCGACGTCATGGCCATCCTCGACGAGCAGCGCCGCGCCCGCGGGCTCTCGTTGCTGTTCATCACGCACGACCTCGAGCTCGCGGCGGCGTGCTGCGACCGGCTCGCCGTCATGTACGCGGGCGAGATCGTCGAGCAGGGCGCCCACGTGTACGACGCGCCGACCCATCCCTACACGATCGAGCTGCTCGGCGCGCGGCCGAGCATCGAGGAGCGGGTCGACCGGCTCCCGGTGCTGCGCTACGACCGTCAGACCCACGAACTCCTGAAGGCGGAGGCATGA
- a CDS encoding ATP-binding cassette domain-containing protein: MTDRTEPIVVANRLRKVYPGRAKDEPIVAVDEVSFELYPNECLAIVGESGSGKTTVARMLVGLEKLTAGELSVRGESRAGGVKRLADRRRWAREVQYVFQDPYSSLNGRQRVGDIIETSVALHTAGRAGRRGPARTAALEILESVGLGEQFASKYPYQLSGGQRQRVAIARALAADPAVIVLDEAVAALDVSIQAQILNLLADIRAEREISYLFISHDLAVVNQISDRMIVMEHGLVVDSGDTAALLADPLHPYTRSLRAAVPRPGWRPVRRERLAS, encoded by the coding sequence ATGACCGACCGAACCGAACCCATCGTCGTCGCGAACCGGTTGCGCAAGGTGTACCCGGGCCGGGCGAAGGACGAACCGATCGTCGCCGTCGACGAGGTGTCGTTCGAGTTGTACCCGAACGAGTGCCTCGCCATCGTCGGCGAGTCGGGCTCGGGCAAGACGACCGTCGCACGCATGCTCGTCGGGCTCGAGAAGCTCACGGCCGGCGAGCTCTCGGTGCGCGGCGAGTCGCGCGCCGGGGGAGTGAAACGGCTCGCCGACCGTCGCCGCTGGGCGCGCGAGGTGCAGTACGTGTTCCAGGACCCGTACTCGTCGCTCAACGGGCGGCAGCGGGTCGGCGACATCATCGAGACGAGCGTCGCGCTGCACACCGCGGGTCGCGCCGGCCGCCGGGGCCCGGCACGCACCGCGGCGCTCGAGATCCTCGAGAGCGTGGGGCTCGGCGAGCAGTTCGCGTCGAAGTACCCGTATCAGCTCTCGGGCGGGCAGCGGCAGCGCGTGGCGATCGCCCGCGCGCTCGCCGCGGATCCCGCGGTCATCGTGCTCGACGAGGCGGTCGCCGCGCTCGACGTGTCGATCCAGGCGCAGATCCTCAACCTCCTGGCCGACATCCGGGCCGAGCGCGAGATCAGCTACCTCTTCATCTCGCACGACCTCGCCGTCGTCAACCAGATCTCCGACCGGATGATCGTGATGGAGCACGGGCTCGTGGTCGACTCGGGCGACACGGCGGCGCTGCTCGCCGACCCCTTGCACCCGTACACCCGCTCGCTGCGAGCCGCCGTGCCGCGGCCCGGCTGGCGGCCGGTGCGGCGCGAACGGCTGGCGTCGTAA
- a CDS encoding transglycosylase domain-containing protein: protein MQSSKPRNRRNRDFVETRTPLGVLGGLVGFVAASAAVAALVVVAATPAIAMVGLAASGTIGMFDSLPSYLQIGELSEKSNIYVVRDGKPSLMASFYDQNRVEVGWTAIDQDVKDATVASEDPRFYDHGGIDLQGTLRAAVTTASGRETQGGSSIAQQYVKNVRVQQCEVETGTTQVDEAEAAAEAAGTTFGQAERDEVVAKVKSDCYDAVTATTIDRKVKEMRLAIGVEKRYSKDEILLGYLNIAGFGGTVYGIEAAANYYFGTPASQLSLPQAASLVAIVNNPEKFRLDRPSSETNGAANGYAANHTRRDYILKRMLSLGKITRDRYDEAIATPVEPKITEPSTGCQTASTGAYFCDYVKNILQTDPTFGDDAETRMLNFRRGGYDVYTTLDVDLQGAAVRAIAENVPMTYPGWDLGGVIVSVEVGTGRVLAMAQNKHYSQDPAVLASGPEYTSINYNTDFDQGGSSGFQPGSTYKVFTLARWLQEGHGLSERVDSRPRSNWGVFHDSCLGDYDVSGEGWNPKNDEGESGGGYTALQSTINSINTGYLGMAKELDLCGIRKAAEAFGMHRADGNPLQESPSTVIGTNEIAPLSLAVAFAGIADNGLTCTPIAIDRIVGRDGKDVPPPKSTCTQAVAPEIAAGMHYALSRVMTDGTAQLSNANTVPHVPLIGKTGTTDGAKDTWMAGASTKVATVAAVVSVNGDANQRGIWFESGRAAEARHRMWPMVMSVAAAKYGGGEFTQLGPGPVVEPPPGVRNDSNGSDDVGDSGGTGDSGGPGDSGGPGNSGGNGGGPGNGNGNGNGNGGDDTG, encoded by the coding sequence GTGCAGTCGTCGAAGCCGCGCAACAGGCGCAACCGTGATTTCGTCGAGACGCGCACGCCGCTCGGGGTGCTCGGCGGCCTCGTCGGCTTCGTCGCCGCGAGCGCCGCGGTCGCCGCACTCGTGGTCGTCGCCGCGACCCCCGCGATCGCGATGGTCGGCCTGGCCGCGAGCGGCACGATCGGCATGTTCGACAGCCTGCCGAGCTACCTGCAGATCGGCGAGCTGAGCGAGAAGAGCAACATCTACGTCGTCCGCGACGGCAAGCCGAGCCTGATGGCGTCGTTCTACGACCAGAACCGGGTCGAGGTCGGCTGGACCGCGATCGACCAGGACGTGAAGGATGCGACGGTCGCGAGCGAGGACCCCAGGTTCTACGACCACGGCGGCATCGACCTGCAGGGCACGCTCCGCGCAGCGGTCACGACCGCGAGCGGGCGCGAGACCCAGGGCGGCTCGTCGATCGCCCAGCAGTACGTCAAGAACGTGCGCGTGCAGCAGTGCGAGGTCGAGACCGGCACGACCCAGGTCGATGAGGCCGAGGCCGCAGCCGAGGCCGCCGGCACCACGTTCGGCCAGGCCGAGCGCGACGAGGTCGTCGCGAAGGTGAAGTCGGACTGCTATGACGCGGTCACCGCGACGACGATCGATCGCAAGGTCAAGGAGATGCGGCTCGCGATCGGCGTCGAGAAGCGGTACAGCAAAGACGAGATCCTGCTCGGCTATCTCAACATCGCGGGTTTCGGCGGCACCGTGTACGGCATCGAGGCGGCAGCGAACTACTACTTCGGCACACCCGCGTCGCAGCTGAGCCTTCCGCAGGCGGCGTCGCTCGTCGCGATCGTGAACAACCCCGAGAAGTTCCGGCTCGACCGGCCGTCGAGCGAGACGAACGGCGCCGCGAACGGCTACGCGGCGAACCACACCCGCCGCGACTACATCCTGAAGCGCATGCTGTCGCTCGGCAAGATCACCCGCGACCGCTACGACGAGGCGATCGCGACGCCCGTGGAGCCGAAGATCACCGAACCGAGCACGGGCTGTCAGACCGCGTCGACGGGTGCGTACTTCTGCGACTACGTGAAGAACATCCTGCAGACCGACCCGACGTTCGGCGACGACGCCGAGACGCGCATGCTCAACTTCCGCCGCGGCGGGTACGACGTGTACACGACCCTCGACGTCGACCTGCAGGGAGCCGCCGTGCGGGCGATCGCCGAGAACGTGCCGATGACCTACCCCGGCTGGGACCTCGGCGGCGTGATCGTGAGCGTCGAGGTGGGCACGGGGCGTGTGCTCGCGATGGCGCAGAACAAGCACTACAGCCAGGACCCGGCGGTGCTCGCGTCCGGTCCCGAGTACACGAGCATCAACTACAACACCGATTTCGACCAGGGCGGTTCGAGCGGCTTCCAGCCCGGATCGACCTACAAGGTGTTCACGCTCGCGCGCTGGTTGCAGGAGGGCCATGGCCTGAGCGAGCGCGTCGACTCGAGACCGAGGTCGAACTGGGGCGTCTTCCACGACAGTTGTCTCGGCGACTACGACGTATCGGGCGAGGGCTGGAACCCGAAGAACGACGAGGGCGAGTCCGGCGGCGGCTACACCGCGCTGCAGTCGACCATCAACTCGATCAACACGGGCTACCTCGGCATGGCGAAGGAGCTCGACCTCTGCGGCATCCGCAAGGCCGCCGAGGCGTTCGGGATGCACCGGGCCGACGGCAACCCGCTGCAGGAGAGCCCGTCGACGGTGATCGGAACGAACGAGATCGCCCCGCTGAGCCTCGCGGTCGCCTTCGCGGGCATCGCGGACAACGGCCTGACCTGCACGCCCATCGCGATCGACCGCATCGTCGGCCGCGACGGCAAGGACGTGCCGCCGCCGAAGAGCACCTGCACGCAGGCGGTGGCGCCCGAGATCGCCGCGGGGATGCACTACGCGCTGAGCAGGGTCATGACCGACGGCACCGCCCAGCTGTCGAACGCGAACACGGTTCCGCACGTTCCGCTCATCGGCAAGACGGGCACGACCGACGGCGCGAAGGACACCTGGATGGCTGGCGCGAGCACGAAGGTCGCGACGGTCGCCGCCGTCGTGAGCGTGAACGGCGACGCCAACCAGCGCGGCATCTGGTTCGAGAGCGGGCGTGCTGCGGAAGCACGGCATCGGATGTGGCCGATGGTGATGTCGGTCGCCGCCGCGAAGTACGGGGGCGGCGAGTTCACGCAGCTCGGGCCCGGCCCCGTCGTCGAGCCGCCGCCCGGCGTTCGGAACGACTCGAACGGTTCCGACGACGTCGGTGACTCCGGCGGCACGGGCGACTCCGGCGGCCCAGGCGACTCCGGCGGCCCAGGCAACTCCGGCGGAAACGGCGGCGGACCGGGCAACGGCAACGGCAATGGCAACGGCAATGGCGGCGACGACACCGGCTGA
- a CDS encoding MBL fold metallo-hydrolase, whose product MRLTKLEHAALVVEDSGDKLYIDPGVFTTPVTESAGAVAVVITHEHDDHWSPDQLDRIVGMNPEVRIFGPAGVAARAEGYPVEVVAAGDEVEVGPFRLRFFGGEHAVIHRSIPVIDNIGVLVNEALYYAGDSFAVPEGVAVDVLAAPAGAPWMKISEAMDYVEAVAPRRAFPTHEMLLSRAGKALSNVRLGWATEQHGGEFVPLEPGDTLDF is encoded by the coding sequence ATGCGCCTCACGAAACTCGAGCACGCCGCCCTCGTCGTCGAGGACTCGGGCGACAAGCTGTACATCGATCCCGGCGTCTTCACGACGCCCGTCACCGAGTCGGCGGGGGCGGTGGCCGTGGTCATCACGCACGAGCATGACGACCACTGGTCGCCCGACCAGCTCGACCGCATCGTCGGCATGAATCCCGAGGTGCGCATCTTCGGTCCTGCGGGGGTCGCGGCGCGCGCCGAGGGGTATCCCGTCGAGGTCGTGGCTGCGGGCGACGAGGTCGAGGTCGGCCCGTTCCGGCTGCGGTTCTTCGGCGGCGAGCACGCCGTCATCCACCGGTCGATCCCCGTGATCGACAACATCGGCGTGCTCGTGAACGAGGCGCTCTACTACGCCGGCGACTCGTTCGCCGTGCCCGAGGGGGTCGCGGTCGACGTGCTCGCCGCACCGGCCGGCGCCCCGTGGATGAAGATCTCGGAGGCGATGGACTACGTCGAGGCCGTCGCGCCCCGGCGCGCGTTCCCGACGCACGAGATGCTGCTCTCGCGGGCGGGCAAGGCGCTGTCGAACGTGCGGCTCGGGTGGGCGACCGAACAGCACGGCGGCGAGTTCGTGCCGCTCGAGCCGGGCGACACGCTCGACTTCTGA